A genomic stretch from Hydrogenimonas urashimensis includes:
- a CDS encoding ABC transporter ATP-binding protein — MILIDILKPLAGSTGKMRLRVKLEIAEKSFVALAGESGSGKTTLLRTIAGLEEAQGTIVVGDEVWLDDKTSLPPQNREIGFVFQDYALFENMTILQNLLFVENDKTLATHLLRLTALEELSHRHPATLSGGQQQRVALCRAMMKRPKLLLMDEPLSALDPAMRNRLQFYILRLHKEFGTTSLMVSHDPSEIYRLADRVVMLDHGQIVRDGTPAEVLLKTAGSQKFSFEGELLDIVKRDVIHVAVIAIGQQIVEVVLDEAEAETLTVGDTVTVSAKAFAPVVSK, encoded by the coding sequence ATGATTCTCATCGACATTCTCAAACCTCTTGCGGGAAGTACGGGCAAGATGCGGCTGCGTGTGAAACTCGAAATCGCAGAGAAGAGTTTCGTCGCCCTCGCCGGAGAGAGCGGTAGCGGCAAGACGACCCTTCTTCGCACGATCGCGGGCCTGGAGGAAGCACAGGGAACAATTGTCGTCGGCGATGAAGTGTGGCTCGATGACAAAACCTCCCTTCCGCCGCAGAACCGTGAAATCGGTTTCGTTTTCCAAGATTACGCACTTTTTGAAAACATGACGATTCTGCAGAATCTCCTCTTCGTCGAAAACGACAAAACGCTCGCCACCCATCTGCTTCGTCTCACGGCACTCGAAGAGCTCTCCCACCGCCACCCCGCCACGCTCAGCGGCGGTCAGCAGCAGCGCGTGGCCCTCTGCCGCGCCATGATGAAACGCCCGAAACTTTTGCTGATGGACGAACCCCTTTCGGCCCTCGACCCCGCCATGCGCAACCGCCTGCAGTTTTACATATTACGACTTCACAAGGAGTTCGGCACAACAAGCCTGATGGTCAGCCACGACCCCAGCGAAATCTACCGCCTCGCCGATCGCGTCGTCATGCTGGATCACGGCCAAATTGTCCGCGATGGTACGCCAGCGGAGGTGCTTCTAAAAACCGCCGGCAGCCAGAAGTTCTCTTTCGAGGGCGAACTGCTCGACATTGTCAAACGCGATGTCATCCATGTCGCCGTCATCGCCATCGGCCAACAGATCGTCGAAGTGGTCCTGGACGAAGCGGAAGCCGAAACTCTAACCGTCGGCGATACCGTCACTGTCAGCGCCAAAGCCTTCGCGCCTGTCGTGTCCAAATAA
- a CDS encoding OprD family outer membrane porin: MKRIEAMKKPFLFSLGMTLLSGAGLAANTISVPKRTLNANRTLDYNTVPACVEKPEEIFTRGEWYGRLRLNSFRWDWKKGDDVRQDNWAIGMGASLMLKSACFHGFSATIDAYSSQNPWHMDAEKIPYLKAGKDVLSRHDVLEKDRYHMNVIAQLYGEYRISESSVRYGRQKFESFLTRSNDTKMIPNTFEGLTLVSKDLPGHLFKIGWFTKQKLRDHTQFHDVLTYGKNSFENLSGEDNLINAFGNNDDSAMHRGLSYDNYKKAGKSTKHDLLVAEVWSMAVPRLKAMLNFTAVPDVLSSFTAQGDYTVNMGSFKLVAGIRYMRQFDNGGGSIGGANLMGLIGPYGKANGENGGYDDPYSLDGWLIAGRLDIKSEAPWKFRVGYSHIGDEADIVAPWRGFPTGGFTRAMGQYNWQANTDTWMIRGDYDFEKADLVRGLSLMLRYAWQDYDEGKFVVIEGNRVPLTPTDRQVMHLDAIYKIPYLPGLEARVRMGFVDADKSIAGADPSYSEYRFEMNYLF, from the coding sequence ATGAAAAGAATCGAAGCGATGAAAAAACCTTTTCTCTTTTCCCTGGGAATGACCCTCCTGAGCGGAGCCGGTTTGGCGGCCAACACCATATCTGTGCCAAAACGGACACTCAATGCCAACCGCACGCTCGACTACAACACCGTTCCTGCGTGCGTGGAGAAACCCGAAGAGATCTTCACCCGTGGTGAGTGGTACGGGCGCCTGCGCCTGAACAGCTTCCGATGGGACTGGAAGAAGGGCGACGATGTGCGCCAAGACAACTGGGCCATCGGAATGGGTGCGAGCCTGATGCTCAAATCGGCCTGTTTTCACGGCTTTAGCGCAACCATCGATGCCTACAGCAGCCAGAATCCGTGGCATATGGATGCCGAAAAAATCCCCTATCTCAAAGCGGGAAAAGATGTTCTAAGCCGCCACGACGTACTCGAAAAAGACCGATACCATATGAATGTGATCGCCCAGCTCTATGGCGAATACAGAATCTCTGAAAGCAGCGTGCGATACGGCCGTCAAAAATTCGAGAGTTTCCTGACCAGAAGCAACGATACGAAAATGATACCCAATACATTCGAGGGACTGACACTCGTCTCGAAAGACCTTCCGGGGCATCTTTTCAAAATTGGATGGTTCACAAAGCAGAAATTGCGTGACCATACGCAATTCCACGATGTCCTCACGTATGGAAAGAACTCTTTCGAAAATCTTTCGGGAGAAGACAATCTGATCAACGCATTCGGAAACAACGACGACTCGGCGATGCATCGCGGACTCTCCTACGACAATTACAAAAAAGCGGGAAAATCGACGAAACACGATCTTCTCGTGGCGGAGGTGTGGAGTATGGCCGTTCCCCGTCTCAAAGCGATGCTCAACTTCACTGCCGTGCCCGATGTCCTCTCCTCTTTCACCGCACAAGGAGACTACACGGTGAATATGGGCAGTTTCAAACTTGTTGCGGGTATCCGATACATGCGTCAATTCGACAACGGTGGCGGCAGCATCGGTGGGGCGAATCTGATGGGACTGATCGGTCCCTACGGCAAAGCGAACGGAGAGAATGGCGGTTACGACGATCCCTACTCACTGGATGGATGGCTCATCGCCGGGCGTCTCGATATAAAGAGCGAGGCACCGTGGAAATTCCGGGTGGGTTATTCGCACATCGGAGACGAAGCCGACATCGTGGCGCCGTGGCGTGGGTTTCCCACCGGAGGATTCACCCGCGCCATGGGTCAGTACAACTGGCAGGCCAATACCGACACATGGATGATCCGGGGCGATTACGATTTCGAAAAAGCGGATCTTGTTCGAGGGCTGAGTCTCATGCTCCGGTATGCGTGGCAGGATTACGACGAGGGCAAATTTGTCGTGATCGAGGGGAACAGGGTCCCTCTGACACCGACCGATAGGCAGGTTATGCATTTGGATGCCATTTACAAAATTCCGTATCTGCCCGGCCTGGAAGCCCGGGTACGGATGGGGTTTGTGGATGCCGACAAATCGATCGCCGGTGCGGATCCGTCCTACAGCGAATACAGATTCGAGATGAACTATCTTTTTTAA
- the grpE gene encoding nucleotide exchange factor GrpE, with amino-acid sequence MAKQREDERKKEEMEESMNKEESTERSEEKEQERTQESGGSALKKCREELAACEDKYLRMHAEFENIKKRMEREKEKSVAYAQEEFARDLLPVMDSLELALASIPTPEEVPDEHLQKLREGVQLTLDQFVKTFEKHHIKVVDIDEGFNPNFHDAVMQVESEEHESGQIVQVLQKGYTYKERLLRPAMVSVAK; translated from the coding sequence ATGGCTAAGCAGAGAGAGGACGAGAGAAAAAAGGAAGAGATGGAAGAGAGTATGAACAAAGAAGAGAGTACAGAACGATCCGAAGAGAAAGAGCAGGAGCGTACGCAAGAGAGTGGCGGCAGCGCACTCAAAAAGTGCAGAGAGGAGCTCGCCGCCTGCGAAGACAAATATCTGCGTATGCATGCCGAGTTCGAGAATATAAAAAAACGGATGGAGAGAGAAAAAGAAAAGAGCGTCGCCTACGCACAGGAGGAGTTCGCCCGCGACCTTCTGCCTGTCATGGATTCGCTCGAGCTCGCCCTCGCGTCGATCCCGACGCCGGAAGAGGTGCCGGACGAACATCTGCAGAAGCTTCGCGAGGGTGTGCAGCTGACACTGGACCAGTTCGTCAAAACCTTCGAAAAGCACCATATCAAAGTGGTGGACATTGACGAAGGGTTCAACCCCAATTTCCACGATGCCGTCATGCAGGTGGAGAGCGAGGAGCACGAAAGCGGACAGATCGTTCAGGTGCTGCAGAAAGGGTATACCTATAAAGAGAGACTTCTGCGGCCGGCGATGGTCAGTGTCGCGAAATAG
- the rpsO gene encoding 30S ribosomal protein S15, whose amino-acid sequence MALDSARKLEIIKQFGRGENDTGSPEVQVALLTERIKYLTEHLKENKKDHSSRLGLLKLVGQRKRLLRYLKRKDYDRYTQLISALGIRDK is encoded by the coding sequence ATGGCTTTGGATTCGGCTAGAAAGCTTGAAATCATTAAACAGTTCGGACGCGGTGAGAACGATACGGGTTCTCCGGAAGTACAGGTTGCCCTTTTGACAGAGCGCATCAAATACCTGACAGAACACCTCAAAGAGAACAAAAAAGACCACTCTTCCAGACTCGGTCTTCTGAAACTGGTCGGACAGCGCAAACGTCTGCTCCGCTATCTCAAAAGAAAAGATTACGATCGTTATACCCAGCTCATCTCCGCCCTGGGCATCCGCGACAAGTAA
- a CDS encoding OprD family outer membrane porin gives MKKILLSTATIAMLSGEIVAAETENTPRTVRQILGEVKPLEHTDAQIRVGYIDWNAEGDTADPDNSAFAVGGHIHLDSKRWHGLMVGAEAYVVADPGLGDDNPDGVNPDFFDADKKGFATLSQAFIDGKWGETEIKIGRQMIDTPHADSDDIRMMPNYFLAYLLTNSDIKGLTLTLGQVDQMGGWENGIDAKKFVPVEKVLGAEASCDGIYLASAVYEGFENLSLQAWYYAMIDIADVVYLEAGYTLPTSVAEFVFGLQYDTAKERGDELLGKIDSSTVGVSIEAGFENGVTLMAAYNSDNGDTGAFGSLGGGPFFTSMEDQTLDAIGQRGDAWMGAIGYDFGGIGLEGLNAGLAYAHFEADKRDAYETDEIDIAAEYAVAETLQLTVAYAIVDDRTDANEDFSQLRLIANYNFNT, from the coding sequence ATGAAAAAAATTCTTCTTTCGACAGCGACCATCGCGATGCTGAGCGGTGAAATCGTTGCGGCAGAGACGGAAAACACCCCACGTACCGTGCGTCAGATACTCGGTGAGGTAAAACCACTCGAACACACCGATGCGCAGATTCGTGTCGGGTATATCGACTGGAACGCCGAAGGCGACACGGCAGACCCCGACAACAGTGCCTTCGCCGTCGGCGGCCATATCCACCTCGATAGCAAGCGATGGCATGGCCTGATGGTCGGTGCGGAAGCCTACGTCGTCGCCGACCCGGGATTGGGCGACGACAACCCCGACGGGGTCAATCCCGACTTCTTCGACGCGGACAAAAAAGGCTTCGCCACCCTCTCCCAGGCCTTCATCGATGGCAAATGGGGAGAAACAGAGATCAAAATAGGCCGTCAGATGATCGACACCCCCCACGCCGACAGCGACGACATCCGCATGATGCCCAACTACTTCCTGGCCTACCTGCTGACCAACAGCGACATCAAAGGGCTCACCCTGACACTGGGACAGGTCGATCAGATGGGCGGATGGGAGAACGGCATCGACGCCAAAAAGTTCGTCCCGGTCGAAAAGGTCCTGGGTGCGGAGGCGTCGTGTGATGGCATCTATCTCGCTTCCGCCGTCTACGAAGGGTTCGAAAACCTCTCGTTGCAGGCGTGGTATTACGCCATGATTGACATCGCCGACGTTGTCTACCTCGAAGCAGGGTATACGCTGCCGACCTCCGTGGCGGAGTTCGTTTTTGGGCTTCAGTACGATACGGCGAAAGAGAGAGGAGACGAACTTCTTGGCAAAATAGACAGCTCCACCGTAGGCGTGAGTATAGAAGCGGGATTTGAAAACGGCGTGACGCTGATGGCTGCCTACAACAGCGACAATGGCGATACGGGCGCTTTCGGAAGTCTGGGCGGCGGACCTTTTTTCACCTCGATGGAAGACCAGACCCTCGATGCCATCGGGCAGAGGGGGGATGCCTGGATGGGGGCGATCGGTTACGACTTTGGCGGCATCGGCCTGGAAGGGCTCAACGCCGGACTCGCGTATGCACACTTCGAAGCAGACAAGCGTGACGCGTACGAAACCGACGAAATCGACATCGCCGCCGAATACGCCGTCGCGGAGACGTTGCAACTGACAGTTGCCTACGCCATCGTCGACGACAGAACCGACGCCAACGAAGATTTCAGCCAACTTAGACTCATCGCCAACTACAACTTCAATACATGA
- a CDS encoding TOBE domain-containing protein, which produces MRNAVEGRLWLGKERRAFLGHGRMELLKKIDETGSISKAAKAMKMSYKAAWDAVDTMNNLAEKPLVERVTGGKGGGGTRLTAYGREVVETFRVLEEEHERFLRNLSQRINAKDGHLRLLKSMSMRISARNQLAGEVIRIKRGAVNAEVTLRLKGGHPLTATITNESLDELDISTGSRVYALFKANALILSTETNVKLGVENRFEGVVERIEKGSVNHEVVLELEGGTRLCAQLGTSALRMLGLKAGMKVNAFCKANHIMIGIY; this is translated from the coding sequence GCGCAATGCCGTCGAAGGTCGTCTCTGGCTCGGGAAAGAAAGACGCGCTTTTCTGGGCCACGGCCGCATGGAACTATTGAAAAAAATCGACGAAACCGGTTCCATCTCCAAAGCGGCCAAAGCGATGAAGATGAGTTACAAAGCGGCATGGGATGCAGTGGATACCATGAATAACCTGGCCGAAAAACCCCTGGTAGAGCGGGTCACCGGAGGAAAAGGAGGCGGCGGCACACGCCTTACCGCCTACGGCCGGGAAGTGGTAGAGACATTCCGTGTTCTCGAAGAGGAACATGAACGGTTTCTCCGCAACCTTTCACAGCGTATCAATGCAAAGGATGGCCATTTGCGACTGCTCAAATCGATGTCGATGCGCATCAGCGCGCGCAATCAGCTCGCCGGGGAGGTGATCCGGATTAAACGGGGTGCCGTCAATGCGGAGGTAACCCTTCGGCTCAAAGGAGGCCACCCTCTAACAGCAACGATCACCAACGAATCGCTGGATGAACTCGACATCTCCACCGGTTCGAGAGTCTACGCCCTTTTCAAAGCCAACGCCCTGATTCTCTCCACGGAAACAAATGTGAAACTCGGTGTCGAAAACCGTTTCGAAGGCGTTGTCGAGCGCATCGAAAAAGGAAGCGTCAACCACGAAGTCGTTCTGGAGCTCGAGGGCGGCACCCGCCTCTGCGCGCAGCTTGGGACATCGGCACTCCGCATGCTGGGGCTGAAGGCAGGAATGAAAGTGAACGCTTTTTGCAAAGCGAATCACATCATGATTGGAATCTACTGA
- a CDS encoding DNA-deoxyinosine glycosylase: protein MPKSNNDSTHSKKAGVSPVSHPFPPIIFPDSKILILGSFPSLKSFENSFYYAHPRNQFWPLLSAIFDMPVATREEKRALLERHKIALWDVVQSCERTNSADTNLQNCRCNDIEKLLKTHPKIEAVFFTGKKAQQLFKHCFPGLQIRQELLPSPSPAYAAMRFEEKLKRWKEVLRVES from the coding sequence ATGCCGAAGTCGAATAACGATTCGACGCACTCCAAAAAGGCGGGCGTTTCGCCCGTCTCGCACCCCTTTCCCCCGATTATCTTCCCCGATTCGAAAATATTGATTCTTGGCAGCTTCCCAAGCCTGAAATCGTTTGAAAACTCTTTCTACTATGCCCACCCGAGAAACCAGTTCTGGCCTCTGCTCTCGGCGATTTTCGATATGCCTGTTGCAACGCGCGAAGAGAAGAGGGCACTGCTTGAGCGTCACAAAATCGCTCTGTGGGATGTGGTACAAAGCTGCGAGCGCACGAATTCGGCCGATACCAACCTTCAAAACTGCCGATGCAACGACATCGAAAAACTGCTGAAAACGCACCCGAAGATCGAAGCGGTTTTTTTCACCGGCAAAAAAGCGCAGCAACTCTTCAAGCACTGCTTTCCCGGCCTGCAGATACGACAGGAACTGCTCCCCTCCCCATCGCCTGCCTATGCCGCTATGAGATTTGAAGAGAAACTAAAGAGGTGGAAGGAAGTATTGCGAGTCGAGAGTTGA
- a CDS encoding RrF2 family transcriptional regulator — protein sequence MLLTRASEYALLSLALIGESGEPKDVDTLSKQLDISKSFLAKILQNLAKQGILVSFKGAKGGFALKKRFDEISILEVIEAAEGKPPSVFECSPAQECCPSERAGSCIIWPFLNRLQNKIDSFLENLTLKDILEK from the coding sequence ATGTTACTGACCCGAGCGAGCGAATATGCATTGCTTTCTCTGGCGCTCATCGGCGAAAGCGGCGAGCCCAAAGATGTCGACACACTCTCGAAGCAGCTCGACATTTCGAAGAGTTTTCTCGCGAAGATACTCCAAAATCTCGCCAAACAGGGAATTTTGGTCTCCTTCAAAGGGGCAAAAGGCGGATTCGCGCTCAAAAAGAGATTCGACGAAATTTCGATCCTGGAAGTGATCGAGGCGGCCGAGGGGAAACCGCCCTCCGTTTTCGAATGTTCTCCTGCCCAAGAGTGCTGCCCGAGCGAGCGTGCCGGTTCCTGCATCATCTGGCCATTCCTGAACCGGCTGCAGAACAAGATCGACAGTTTCCTGGAGAATCTCACGCTCAAAGATATCCTGGAAAAATAA
- the dnaK gene encoding molecular chaperone DnaK has translation MAKVIGIDLGTTNSAMAVFEGGEGKIIANKEGKNTTPSVVAFTDKGEILVGDPAKRQMVTNPERTIYSVKRIMGLMCNEEKAAEAKKRLPYHVIDKNGACAIEVDGKTYTPQEISAKILIKLKEDAEAYLGEEVTEAVITVPAYFNDSQRKATKEAGTIAGLNVLRIINEPTAAALAYGLDKKEAEKICVYDLGGGTFDVTVLETGDNVVEVLATGGDAFLGGDDFDNRLIDYVAEEFKKENGIDLKADVMALQRLKEAAENAKKELSAAQETEINLPFITADASGPKHLVMKITRAKFESLIVDLIDSTITKIEEVLKDAGLTKNEIKEIVMVGGSTRIPLVQEKVKNFFGKELNKSVNPDEVVAIGAAIQGGILKGDVKDVLLLDVTPLSLGIETLGGVATKIIEKGTTIPVKKSQIFSTAEDNQPAVTIHVVQGEREMAKDNKSLGQFELTGIPPAPRGVPQIEVTFDIDANGILTVSAKDKATGKSQEIKITGSSGLSEEEIEKMVRDAEAHKEEDRKRKELIETKNQADALVYQTEKSLGEVGDSLEAGEKEKVQAALDALKTTLKDENATKEQIEEKVKALTEVSHKLAEAMYKKEQGGEQAAGGAQQGGAKKGGEDEDVIDAEVE, from the coding sequence ATGGCAAAAGTGATAGGAATCGACCTGGGAACCACCAACTCCGCGATGGCGGTATTTGAAGGGGGTGAAGGAAAGATCATCGCCAACAAAGAGGGCAAAAACACAACGCCTTCCGTCGTCGCATTCACCGATAAGGGAGAGATACTGGTGGGCGACCCTGCGAAACGGCAGATGGTCACCAACCCCGAAAGAACCATCTACAGCGTCAAGCGTATCATGGGTTTGATGTGCAACGAAGAGAAAGCGGCGGAAGCGAAGAAGCGTCTGCCCTACCATGTCATCGACAAAAACGGTGCCTGTGCCATCGAAGTCGACGGCAAAACCTACACGCCGCAGGAGATTTCGGCGAAAATCCTTATCAAACTGAAAGAGGATGCCGAAGCCTACCTTGGCGAAGAGGTGACCGAGGCGGTCATTACCGTACCGGCCTACTTCAATGATTCGCAGCGCAAGGCAACCAAAGAGGCGGGTACCATCGCCGGGCTGAATGTGCTTCGTATCATCAACGAACCCACAGCGGCGGCGCTGGCCTACGGACTGGATAAAAAAGAGGCCGAAAAGATCTGCGTCTACGACCTCGGCGGCGGTACGTTCGACGTGACGGTCCTGGAAACTGGCGACAATGTCGTCGAAGTTCTGGCCACCGGCGGTGACGCGTTCCTGGGTGGTGACGATTTCGACAACCGTCTCATCGATTATGTGGCCGAAGAGTTCAAAAAGGAAAACGGCATCGATCTCAAAGCCGACGTCATGGCGCTTCAGCGTCTGAAAGAGGCGGCAGAAAACGCCAAAAAAGAGCTCTCCGCTGCACAGGAGACCGAGATCAACCTGCCGTTTATCACGGCTGATGCCAGCGGTCCCAAACACCTTGTCATGAAGATCACACGCGCCAAATTCGAGAGTCTGATCGTCGATCTGATCGACAGCACGATCACCAAAATTGAAGAGGTTCTCAAAGATGCGGGCCTGACCAAAAACGAGATCAAAGAGATCGTCATGGTCGGCGGTTCGACACGTATTCCGCTGGTACAGGAGAAGGTCAAGAACTTCTTCGGCAAAGAGCTCAACAAATCGGTCAACCCCGACGAAGTGGTCGCGATCGGTGCAGCGATTCAGGGCGGTATCCTCAAAGGGGATGTCAAAGACGTCCTGCTGCTGGACGTCACACCGCTGAGTCTGGGTATTGAAACCCTTGGCGGCGTCGCTACCAAGATCATCGAGAAGGGTACGACCATTCCGGTCAAGAAGAGCCAGATCTTCTCGACTGCCGAAGACAATCAGCCCGCCGTGACGATCCATGTCGTCCAAGGTGAGCGTGAAATGGCCAAAGACAACAAATCTCTCGGCCAGTTCGAGCTCACGGGCATTCCGCCGGCGCCCCGCGGCGTGCCTCAAATCGAAGTCACCTTCGACATCGACGCCAACGGTATTCTGACCGTCAGCGCGAAAGACAAGGCGACCGGCAAGTCCCAGGAGATCAAGATTACCGGATCTTCCGGACTCAGCGAAGAGGAGATCGAAAAGATGGTTCGCGATGCCGAAGCGCACAAAGAGGAAGACCGCAAGCGCAAAGAGCTGATCGAAACGAAAAACCAGGCCGATGCGCTTGTCTATCAGACCGAAAAGAGCCTCGGCGAAGTGGGCGACAGCCTCGAAGCGGGCGAAAAAGAGAAGGTGCAGGCCGCACTCGATGCGCTGAAAACCACGCTCAAAGATGAAAACGCGACCAAAGAGCAGATCGAAGAGAAGGTCAAGGCGCTGACCGAAGTGAGCCACAAGCTCGCCGAAGCGATGTATAAAAAAGAGCAGGGCGGCGAGCAGGCTGCCGGCGGTGCGCAACAAGGCGGCGCCAAAAAAGGCGGCGAAGACGAAGACGTTATCGATGCCGAAGTCGAATAA
- a CDS encoding TOBE domain-containing protein, with protein sequence MNRIHARVLQAHLHEGVSCVTFDASGERLTMIALELPEGIEPGREVELGVKATHVALAKELHPDVAISNQIPVTVEKVTEGTLLVSLRVRFADTTIESIVPKSALTDPAYATGDTAFALFQASELSILKVL encoded by the coding sequence ATGAACCGCATACATGCACGAGTCTTGCAGGCCCACCTGCACGAAGGGGTCTCGTGCGTCACGTTCGACGCTTCCGGTGAACGACTTACGATGATCGCTCTGGAACTTCCCGAAGGCATCGAGCCCGGCCGTGAAGTTGAGCTCGGCGTAAAAGCGACCCATGTCGCCCTCGCGAAAGAGTTGCACCCCGATGTCGCGATATCCAACCAGATTCCCGTCACGGTCGAAAAGGTGACCGAAGGGACGCTTCTCGTTTCGCTGAGAGTGCGTTTCGCGGATACGACGATCGAAAGCATCGTGCCCAAAAGCGCCCTGACCGATCCCGCTTACGCAACTGGCGACACCGCCTTCGCCCTCTTTCAGGCGAGCGAACTCTCCATTTTGAAGGTGTTGTGA
- the modB gene encoding molybdate ABC transporter permease subunit has product MNMIDWNPFILSFKLASVTTLILFFIALPTAWWLSRTRTRFKPAIEAIASLPIVLPPSVLGFYILWGLSANSPIGAFFNNLFGIQLVFNFTGLVIASCLYSFPFMVQPLQSGFESLNKNMIEAAYIAGKSPTQTLFKVALPNIKPSLMTALIVTFAHTVGEFGVVLMVGGSIPGETKVASVAIYELVETMDYTTAHIYSAVMVVISFVVLLGVYIFNRYQKRRLGVY; this is encoded by the coding sequence ATGAATATGATCGACTGGAACCCTTTCATTCTCTCGTTCAAACTCGCAAGCGTGACGACGTTGATCCTCTTTTTCATCGCCCTGCCCACCGCCTGGTGGCTGAGCCGCACGCGCACCCGCTTCAAACCCGCCATCGAAGCGATTGCGTCGTTGCCGATCGTGCTGCCCCCTTCGGTGCTTGGCTTCTATATCCTCTGGGGGCTTTCGGCCAACTCCCCAATCGGCGCCTTTTTCAACAATCTTTTCGGCATCCAGCTCGTCTTCAACTTTACCGGGCTCGTCATCGCCAGCTGCCTCTACTCCTTTCCCTTCATGGTCCAGCCGCTGCAGAGCGGTTTTGAAAGCCTCAACAAAAACATGATCGAAGCGGCCTACATCGCCGGCAAGAGCCCCACCCAGACACTGTTCAAAGTGGCGCTGCCCAACATCAAACCCTCCCTGATGACGGCACTCATCGTCACATTCGCCCACACGGTCGGTGAATTCGGCGTCGTACTGATGGTGGGCGGCTCGATTCCGGGAGAGACGAAAGTCGCCTCGGTCGCCATCTACGAACTGGTCGAGACGATGGACTACACGACCGCCCACATCTACAGCGCCGTCATGGTCGTCATCAGCTTCGTCGTGCTCCTTGGCGTCTATATCTTCAACCGCTACCAGAAACGAAGGCTGGGGGTCTATTGA
- the modA gene encoding molybdate ABC transporter substrate-binding protein — MKILLALLFALFTLHASQITVAVAANVSYALDDLKAAFSRKHPDIRLRTILGSSGKLTAQIRNGAPFQIFMSADMGFPESLYEQKIAITKPKVYARGILALFSPRPHDFSEGLSLLESPAIRRIAVANPNTAPYGKAAVEALKKSALYERVKPKIIFAESISQTVAYTMTAADIGMIAKSSLFSPKMRRFKEGRHWMTVDPSLYTPIDQGIVLLKNAKKNKACRIFYDFILSPEARAIFKKYGYILP; from the coding sequence ATGAAAATTCTCCTCGCTCTGCTCTTTGCGCTCTTCACCCTTCACGCCTCGCAGATTACCGTCGCTGTCGCAGCCAACGTCAGCTACGCGCTGGACGATCTGAAAGCGGCTTTTTCCAGAAAACATCCCGATATACGGCTTCGCACCATTCTAGGAAGCAGCGGCAAACTGACCGCCCAGATACGAAACGGCGCGCCCTTTCAGATCTTCATGTCGGCGGATATGGGTTTTCCCGAATCGCTCTATGAGCAAAAAATCGCCATCACCAAGCCGAAAGTCTACGCCCGCGGGATCCTGGCACTCTTCTCTCCCAGGCCCCACGACTTTTCGGAAGGCCTCTCGCTGCTGGAATCGCCTGCCATCAGGCGTATCGCTGTCGCCAATCCAAATACTGCCCCTTACGGCAAAGCCGCAGTCGAAGCCCTGAAAAAAAGCGCTCTTTACGAGCGCGTCAAACCCAAAATCATCTTCGCCGAAAGCATTTCGCAAACCGTCGCCTACACGATGACGGCCGCCGACATCGGCATGATCGCCAAATCCTCTCTCTTCAGCCCGAAGATGCGTCGTTTCAAAGAGGGACGTCACTGGATGACGGTCGACCCCTCCCTCTACACCCCGATCGACCAGGGTATCGTGCTGCTCAAAAATGCCAAAAAGAACAAAGCGTGCCGAATCTTCTACGATTTCATCCTCAGTCCGGAAGCCCGAGCCATTTTTAAAAAATACGGATACATACTCCCATGA